GATGAGGCGCATTAATTAAAATATATTTTAAATTGCCATGAACTTTTTCTGAGACTCATTGACTAACCTAATGAGTTGATTGATTTCATAGTATCTTTAGCCCCTTTGTATGTTTTTTACAAAGGGGCTTTTTTATTGGGATAGTTAAAAATAAAAAATTTTAATTTAATTAAAATAATTGTGAACTTTTTTCCTTTACAGTGTACTAACTATTGAGTTTGAAAATTTTAAATTTCATAACTTTTCCTTTTCCTCTTTACACTTATTGTGTAAAGAGGCTTTTTATATCTTTATTCCCCTACCTATTATTAATCACCACACAGTTATAGTAAGTAATTTCTATCAATAGGTAAAAATTTACAGTAACTTTGTTACCTTAAAAATATATTTAAAATAGTTAGGAACTTTTTTCTATTACGATGTACTAACCCTATGAGTTAGTTAATTTCATAGTTTTTCTTTTACCTCTTTGCATTGTTTATGCAAAGAGGTTTTTTTTGGAGTATGGGTATTATGCTATTGATTTTATTGCTATATTATTTTCGATAAATAATAAATTATAGCGGAAGAGTGATACGGTTGTTGGGAATTTACTCCCTATTTTATTGATTAAAACAGATTTCAATAAAAGCATTGCCATGTTCAGAATGGAAAGGCATCAATACTTTAGAGCCATCGACTTGATGTTTAATAGTATGGTTTGGTCCCGAGACGACAATCGGGGTTGCCATATTAAATTCAAATCCCTTTTCACCCAACTGGCGTTTTGCTCCACCAGCAACCATATTAGTGATCTCACCTAGCATATCAGTAATATCATCGGATATATCATCTAAGGTTTCCCCTACCATTAAACGAAAAACATTTAGTGC
This window of the Psychromonas sp. MME1 genome carries:
- a CDS encoding chemotaxis protein CheX encodes the protein MNAEFVNPFLSSFINVLQTMAQIDIKPGKPSLKKDAIAHGDVSGLIGMVGPTAKGSFSISLDKKLALNVFRLMVGETLDDISDDITDMLGEITNMVAGGAKRQLGEKGFEFNMATPIVVSGPNHTIKHQVDGSKVLMPFHSEHGNAFIEICFNQ